One Rhea pennata isolate bPtePen1 chromosome 3, bPtePen1.pri, whole genome shotgun sequence DNA segment encodes these proteins:
- the RRAGD gene encoding ras-related GTP-binding protein D, whose amino-acid sequence MSQVPRKLQEEEAGDEEEEEEEEIVGLAGYGDGAESFSDGDVESGGDETFLDFNDPFSTEVKPRILLMGLRRSGKSSIQKVVFHKMSPNETLFLESTNKICREDVSNSSFVNFQIWDFPGQIDFFDPTFDYEMIFRGTGALIFVIDSQDDYMEALARLHLTVTRAYKVNPDINFEIFIHKVDGLSDDHKIETQRDIHQRANDDLADAGLEKIHLSFYLTSIYDHSIFEAFSKVVQKLIPQLPTLENLLNIFISNSGIEKAFLFDVVSKIYIATDSTPVDMQTYELCCDMIDVVIDISCIYGLKDDGTGTPYDKESMAIIKLNNTTVLYLKEVTKFLALVCFVREESFERKGLIDYNFHCFRKAIQEVFEVRMKVVRSRKHQSHMRKNKRPTPNGTPRMPL is encoded by the exons ATGAGCCAGGTGCCGAggaagctgcaggaggaggaggcgggggacgaggaggaagaagaggaggaagagatcGTGGGGCTGGCGGGCTACGGGGACGGGGCCGAGTCCTTCTCGGATGGGGACGTGGAGAGCGGCGGCGACGAGACGT TTTTGGATTTCAATGATCCCTTCAGTACTGAAGTTAAGCCAAGAATCCTGCTCATGGGATTGAGAAGAAGTGGGAAGTCATCCATTCAGAAAGTTGTCTTTCACAAAATGTCACCAAATGAGACCCTCTTCTTGGAGAGCACAAACAAGATCTGCAGAGAGGATGTTTCCAATAGCTCCTTTGTCAACTTTCAAATATGGGATTTTCCTGGGCAAATTGACTTCTTTGACCCTACATTTGACTATGAGATGATTTTTAGAGGCACAGGAGCACTGATATTTGTTATTGATTCTCAG gATGATTATATGGAAGCATTAGCTCGGCTACATCTTACTGTGACCAGAGCCTATAAAGTGAATCCAGACATCAACTTTGAAATCTTTATCCATAAAGTGGATGGCTTATCTGATGACCACAAGATTGAAACGCAAAGAGATATTCACCAGAGGGCAAATGATGACCTTGCAGATGCTGGATTGGAGAAGATTCACCTCAG cttttatcTGACAAGCATATATGATCATTCTATATTTGAAGCCTTTAGCAAAGTGGTACAGAAACTGATTCCACAGCTCCCAACACTGGAAAACCTACTTAACATCTTTATTTCA aattctgggattgaaaaagcatttttatttgatgtAGTCAGTAAAATCTATATTGCAACGGACAGTACTCCAGTGGATATGCAGACTTACGAGCTCTGCTGTGATATGATAGATGTTGTGATTGACATATCTTGTATATATGG GCTCAAAGATGATGGCACTGGGACTCCTTATGACAAAGAATCAATGGCAATCATAAAACTGAACAATACAACTGTCCTTTATTTGAAAGAAGTGACAAAATTCCTTGctcttgtttgctttgtaagagaagaaagctttgagagaaaag GATTAATAGACTACAATTTCCATTGTTTTCGAAAAGCCATACAAGAAGTATTTGAAGTGCGAATGAAAGTAGTGAGATCTCGAAAACATCAAAGCcacatgagaaaaaataaaagacctaCCCCCAATGGGACACCAAGAATGCCACTGTAA